The following coding sequences are from one Phycisphaerales bacterium window:
- a CDS encoding lamin tail domain-containing protein — MKSVLAAIASCGLAVSAHAQVTISQLHIGSTVYQSDFVELFNAGNAPVSLNGWSIKIAFCGGCSQWNVAPLSGSIPAHGYFLVELAPASGSLPLPPPDATGLITGDPIGGKIMISNNQSGLISHCPSLDSTVDLVLWGEVLCEPAFPAGAMNGSDAIRRANGGCTDTGNDTNDFSNGTPTPRNSSSPTHSCTTGPDCNGNNIDDNIELQDPANDCNTNGQLDACEIVAQPSLDCDQNGMIDCTDLKRGTLTDVDADAQPDFCEGAVILTAASAAFVLNSGVSPDTTMWRVQGTGVEDVDGRPAPAYAAARFTNAAIVAALNSVYPNGWTIDRISLNMMRAVDPVSSSGSVLLRYTNADGVNLTPGNTGTRFNTFASNYPDALSVASWSFSSGAGADARTIYTAGGSNTPGAEAVFNEISSGAGTLTLLLSPGGSSVAAPYAGISHGSLVEPQLVIFASPVLGCGPQDFNQDGDSGTDQDIEAFFACLGGNCCPTCWHGGADFNGDGDTGTDQDIEAFFRVLGGGTC, encoded by the coding sequence ATGAAGTCTGTTCTCGCCGCGATCGCGTCGTGTGGGTTGGCCGTCAGCGCGCACGCCCAGGTGACGATCAGCCAGCTGCACATTGGCAGCACGGTGTACCAGAGCGACTTCGTGGAGCTGTTCAACGCGGGGAACGCGCCGGTGAGCCTCAATGGTTGGTCGATCAAGATCGCCTTCTGCGGCGGGTGCTCACAGTGGAACGTCGCGCCGCTGAGCGGATCCATCCCCGCGCACGGCTACTTCCTCGTGGAGCTCGCGCCCGCCAGCGGCAGCCTGCCCCTGCCCCCGCCCGACGCAACCGGCCTGATCACCGGCGACCCTATCGGCGGCAAGATCATGATCTCCAACAACCAGTCGGGGTTGATCTCGCACTGTCCGTCGCTCGACAGCACCGTCGACCTCGTGCTGTGGGGCGAGGTGTTGTGCGAGCCCGCGTTCCCCGCGGGGGCGATGAACGGCTCGGACGCGATCAGGCGTGCCAACGGCGGCTGCACCGACACGGGCAACGACACCAATGACTTCTCCAACGGCACGCCAACGCCGCGGAACAGCAGTTCGCCCACGCACTCGTGCACCACGGGCCCGGACTGCAACGGCAACAACATCGACGACAACATCGAGCTCCAGGACCCCGCGAACGACTGCAACACCAACGGGCAGCTGGACGCGTGCGAGATCGTGGCGCAGCCGTCGCTGGACTGCGACCAGAACGGCATGATCGACTGCACCGATCTCAAGCGCGGCACGCTGACGGACGTGGATGCCGACGCGCAGCCTGACTTCTGCGAGGGGGCGGTCATCCTCACCGCCGCGAGCGCCGCGTTCGTGCTCAACTCCGGCGTGTCCCCCGACACGACCATGTGGCGGGTGCAGGGCACGGGCGTGGAAGATGTCGACGGGCGGCCGGCGCCGGCGTACGCCGCGGCCCGGTTCACCAACGCGGCCATTGTCGCGGCCCTGAACTCGGTGTACCCCAACGGCTGGACGATCGACCGCATCTCGCTGAACATGATGAGGGCCGTGGACCCTGTGAGCAGCAGCGGTTCGGTGCTGCTGCGGTACACCAACGCCGATGGCGTGAACCTCACGCCCGGCAACACGGGCACGCGGTTCAACACCTTCGCGAGCAACTACCCCGATGCGTTGAGCGTGGCGAGCTGGTCGTTCTCGTCGGGTGCGGGGGCGGACGCCCGCACGATCTATACCGCCGGCGGCAGCAACACGCCCGGAGCCGAGGCCGTGTTCAACGAGATCTCGTCGGGCGCGGGCACGCTGACGCTGCTGCTGTCGCCCGGTGGGTCGAGCGTGGCGGCGCCGTACGCGGGGATCAGCCACGGGAGCCTGGTCGAGCCGCAGCTGGTGATCTTCGCGTCGCCGGTGCTGGGGTGCGGGCCGCAGGACTTCAACCAGGACGGCGACAGCGGGACGGACCAGGACATCGAGGCGTTCTTCGCGTGCCTGGGCGGGAACTGCTGCCCCACGTGCTGGCACGGGGGCGCGGACTTCAACGGCGATGGCGACACCGGCACGGATCAGGACATCGAGGCGTTCTTCCGCGTGCTGGGCGGGGGGACGTGCTGA
- a CDS encoding type II secretion system protein, with the protein MDAICGGSTGRGSARGFTLVELGVCIVVALLIALLVAPLLRGKGRTGPHHSKDPTQVRGIHQGLVMWAQNNQDRFPLPSQLDAADDTVLAPAASKDTTSNIMSVLMYNGFFGPEICISPQEVNPQIAQMTTYAYSMPTMANRPAKALWDPAFNADFSAPGGGHFSYAHTLPSGPRLKHWVSTFAADVPIVSNRGPQVTAMTWGTLGEALPTYDAKSNTLRIHGSPKTWEGAVVYADNHVNYEVDLSPPTATFLNRTGKRTTDCLFFDEPEDATGENALLAIWTKSGAAPEQFWTVWD; encoded by the coding sequence ATGGATGCGATCTGCGGTGGCAGCACGGGACGTGGCAGTGCGCGTGGGTTCACCCTAGTGGAACTCGGCGTGTGCATCGTCGTCGCTCTCTTGATCGCACTGCTCGTCGCCCCACTGCTGCGGGGCAAGGGTCGCACGGGGCCCCACCACTCCAAGGACCCAACGCAGGTCCGCGGCATCCACCAGGGCCTCGTGATGTGGGCCCAGAACAACCAGGACCGCTTTCCGCTCCCCTCGCAACTGGACGCCGCCGATGACACCGTGCTCGCACCCGCCGCGAGCAAGGACACCACGTCCAACATCATGTCCGTGCTTATGTACAACGGCTTCTTCGGCCCGGAGATCTGCATCAGCCCCCAGGAGGTCAACCCGCAGATCGCCCAGATGACCACCTACGCCTACTCCATGCCCACCATGGCTAACCGCCCCGCCAAGGCCCTCTGGGACCCCGCGTTCAACGCCGACTTCTCCGCGCCGGGCGGCGGGCACTTCAGCTACGCCCACACGCTTCCCTCGGGGCCGCGCCTCAAGCACTGGGTGTCCACCTTCGCCGCCGACGTGCCGATTGTCAGCAACCGCGGCCCGCAAGTCACCGCGATGACCTGGGGCACGCTGGGCGAGGCGCTACCAACGTATGACGCCAAGAGCAACACACTCCGCATCCACGGCTCGCCGAAGACCTGGGAAGGCGCCGTCGTCTACGCTGACAACCACGTGAACTACGAAGTGGACCTCTCACCGCCGACCGCGACGTTCCTCAATCGCACAGGCAAGCGCACGACCGACTGCCTCTTCTTCGACGAGCCCGAGGACGCCACCGGCGAGAACGCCCTGCTCGCGATCTGGACCAAGAGCGGGGCCGCGCCCGAGCAGTTCTGGACTGTGTGGGACTGA
- a CDS encoding prepilin-type N-terminal cleavage/methylation domain-containing protein, producing MRNNLCIAGKRMGFTLVELLIAVVASIVVAFIGLVLIDASRPRCGGRQIKDSTQVRGIHQGLVMWAQNSKDQYPVPSDYDKMNTTLQVPAAEKDTTSNIISILIYNGFFGPELCVSPAESNPAIKQMANYQYSNPTSAASPGTALWDPAFNADFTAATGGHFSYAHLMPAGERRADWSNTFSATTAVVSNRGPQVQSVTYSAAHVPMPTFRANSNTLAIHGGRTTWEGNVVYNDNHVNFETRMAPDTLTFKDSANADWGDCLFFDEPEDVSQRNALLSIWTRSGATPAEYKAIWD from the coding sequence ATGCGAAACAACCTGTGCATCGCCGGCAAGAGAATGGGCTTCACTCTGGTGGAGCTGCTGATCGCAGTCGTCGCGTCCATCGTGGTCGCGTTCATCGGCCTTGTGCTCATCGACGCCAGCCGCCCGCGCTGCGGAGGCCGCCAGATCAAGGACTCCACCCAGGTCCGCGGCATCCACCAGGGCCTCGTGATGTGGGCGCAGAACTCCAAGGACCAGTACCCCGTTCCCAGCGACTACGACAAGATGAACACAACCCTCCAGGTCCCCGCCGCGGAGAAGGACACCACTTCTAACATCATCTCAATCCTCATCTACAACGGCTTCTTCGGCCCCGAGCTCTGCGTCAGCCCCGCGGAGAGCAACCCGGCCATCAAGCAGATGGCCAACTACCAGTACTCCAACCCCACCAGCGCGGCCAGCCCCGGAACGGCCCTCTGGGACCCCGCGTTCAACGCCGACTTCACCGCCGCGACCGGCGGCCACTTCAGCTACGCGCACCTCATGCCCGCCGGCGAGCGCCGCGCCGACTGGTCGAACACGTTCAGCGCGACCACCGCCGTGGTCAGCAACCGCGGCCCGCAGGTCCAGAGCGTCACCTACAGCGCCGCCCACGTCCCGATGCCGACCTTCCGCGCCAACAGCAACACCCTCGCCATCCACGGCGGCCGCACCACCTGGGAGGGCAACGTCGTCTACAACGACAACCACGTGAACTTCGAGACCCGCATGGCCCCCGACACCCTCACTTTCAAGGACTCGGCCAACGCCGACTGGGGCGACTGCCTCTTCTTCGACGAGCCCGAGGACGTCAGCCAGCGCAACGCCCTCCTCTCGATCTGGACCCGCAGCGGCGCCACGCCCGCTGAGTACAAGGCGATCTGGGACTGA